In Lonchura striata isolate bLonStr1 chromosome 2, bLonStr1.mat, whole genome shotgun sequence, a single genomic region encodes these proteins:
- the EXPH5 gene encoding exophilin-5 isoform X3 produces MLQEGVHLHGDTEDANKRYDSSASPPSKVEEMATAEMCNTPMSTETSSHSFDTNQNETMEKNTLEWNEQLEKEIFSVLSDLDDQLAQEQTQDPLDRIVSTSSASNVQSSSACPTSKRQTASREQQRNDWSDMPSTFFPDGMRTLRAKDEHKIFIRPRKLHSAYINWHQRAFQEDCSYGDAVDGNPRLHRRRLSAVSFGRSSEGSLYPPSVTHNSGFRHKGCMNRDTAGRSYSVCSLRRCPSSVSSDQLSASSLQHPLARESKNGFVPRFGRQNPKRIPLSSIIWNNTPDSSEQTPETMFRTQSLMEFHATDHGRYPSSLQETKKYPSYHSKNHYRRSISSSNCFSRVSCPDKATFPLPFDNWENYPLYKSENNLSRSYYRDTSSHGQLYANQKNSYGRKDTYPSWADIPQCYSDDVFISPDASFEAFMANLNDHQWAHAKNAKFGSQRLQNDFHMYSPENAGIKRMTRSANRNFSEFTEGCQPWLSCTSSVSSSGIRTDESVFPNSKNQPEPTKLNRNSVVVTQSGTKADFTHLEKAEGVKQPDEDTLLPSVSQQADTSYISKQSFSSNGPASPVWQRDVSLFKTVTSTRQAQATARVDTAKMYTSNGDTRNVEMKENDCPPNSVFSQPPCILPADGSRKEPFLPSQKEWKHNLHYAAQDNWSAEALNKATPKRQSSLLNVTSAVSTEKLANCQGMFCPPELSSSFSQNSPQALSHKDNAKCLGMLTSSSVNCTVTESQAEVGETAEVNRTSVSKEISQETLQNASTLVTKDCNGQFTTSSPQNVNSGNIYMRGFDGDPNTSENSLSYFCLEKETEKMRSTSPCIRRFHRQDSSPRHTSSCSIIGSPGRNSSKSSDPLVIYYTLPRKSASIAGSIMSETPISLPRENRTTYNCLRSETLHGADTSYSNQRDVSCLDPKCSFLTSASLNAATSNKDYHSPLTKNSNDSVNSSTSVDVTNRCKHLSRRESSVFSDYKEGGNFLQKYKTTSTFTVCVDEDHVKYHELVSIYYTLPRRHSKTFCSLFRDNSEDADLTCPKETAQSPRTQNKKNEGHVSLANVFFPTTSEKEVPSYSSDQVSSVLVTPQNSRTAVDSEENSHLSPSSEKSVSVVLNKKDNSVYLPLAENALSDVVTKEISFGGPQSTAIVTKSDKAISNASSSQKAKIYVKEKKEILQRATPLMSTLSTPPKPGRHLEKPLYSNSTNKNIIQKGSSESCSQPPKLNKKNLNSLLLGSREKSSLGRSGNREHADVPLTPMEDTYRDSAQVKQRVDVLHRTTPLCNNKFSGLQLRTDSSRKKENGLNFCSKVLPESSSKASEISTASSADPFLQLDKVASTDTDEVKNSKIKKEQNSQSSYMGKVYSGFQEPERHNEGNLNIKDKVPRVTQDQNITQTAEEENKLLSDCTRDKVKDLEKRKNRPSIKNKLAAVYKTSRKFSSKNLPPKPHISNIFSQNDGSATLEVNMSLDSLISMDSHQPFLELDNENQNHSLNSDKNNPRPITADNKKTENQNDPSLLVNSKRRTFTSSYTQKEAISPQKTAVKVGNRPKLTTLFPDKPVTTRNKNSQTPDLRLESKRQPVAPSATTSYPLDEEKGRASSHTCAPPSPLLTDKNSNTHVNSCLQADTCPEQNLTSQTLLGQRQNTSQPASLENANLNSYQLCKSRVKSQRERHLSEGICARDSLETSASGSNILPKDGIHGKRFKSYSELLSCDENENWASDDEKCYSTRNLMYPSVEFGIFGKEQQLAFLENIKRSLTEGRLWRPCLLNNPGAFRDTESSSINRPELLSSSSAGSKMSSAASSPRELTDTYVEDLAAYSDSDSDTTTDDEYYLDEIDKESEL; encoded by the exons ATGCTGCAGGAAGGAGTGCACTTACATGGAGATACAGAAGATGCTAATAAAAG ATATGACAGTTCTGCTAGCCCACCCTCAAAAGTGGAAGAAATGGCAACG GCTGAAATGTGTAATACCCCAATGTCAACTGAAACAAGCAGTCATTCTTTCGATAcaaaccaaaatgaaacaatGGAGAAAAATACACTGGAATGGAATGAACAGCTAGAGAAGGAGATTTTCAGTG TTCTAAGTGATCTGGATGACCAGCTGGCCCAGGAACAAACCCAAGACCCTTTGGACAGGATCGTTTCTACAAGCAGTGCATCAAATGTCCAAAGTAGTAGTGCATGTCCTACTTCAAAGAGGCAGACTGCTAGTAGAGAGCAACAGAGAAATGACTGGAGTGACATGCCTAGCACATTTTTCCCAGATGGAATGAGAACACTGAGAGCCAAAGACGAACACAAGATTTTCATCAGACCAAGGAAGTTACACAGTGCATATATAAACTGGCACCAAAGAGCCTTTCAAGAAGACTGCAGTTATGGTGATGCAGTCGATGGAAATCCTCGTCTGCACCGCAGGAGGCTGTCTGCGGTTTCTTTCGGACGGTCTTCGGAAGGGAGCTTATATCCTCCTTCCGTAACACACAACAGCGGATTTAGGCACAAGGGTTGTATGAACAGGGACACAGCTGGCAGAAGTTACTCTGTGTGTTCCCTTCGGAGATGTCCATCATCAGTATCTTCTGATCAGCTCTCAGCATCTAGTTTACAGCATCCATTGGCAAGGGAGAGCAAGAATGGTTTTGTACCAAGGTTTGGTCGACAGAACCCAAAGAGAATTCCTCTGTCTTCCATTATATGGAACAACACACCAGACTCTTCAGAACAAACTCCAGAAACAATGTTTAGAACTCAATCACTGATGGAGTTTCATGCTACAGACCATGGTAGATATCCCAGCTCTTTACAAGAAACTAAGAAATACCCAAGTTACCACTCAAAAAACCACTACAGAAGATCTATTTCAAGCAGTAATTGCTTTAGTAGAGTTAGTTGCCCTGACAAAGCTACTTTTCCGTTGCCCTTTGATAACTGGGAAAACTATCCTTTATACAAATCAGAAAATAATCTCTCTAGATCCTACTATAGAGACACCTCTTCTCATGGGCAGTTGTatgcaaaccaaaaaaattcttATGGAAGAAAAGACACCTATCCTTCTTGGGCTGATATTCCTCAGTGTTACAGTGATGATGTGTTTATTTCCCCTGATGCCAGCTTTGAAGCATTTATGGCTAATTTAAATGACCACCAATGGGCACATGCAAAGAATGCCAAGTTTGGTTCACAGCGCCTGCAGAATGATTTTCACATGTACTCTCCAGAAAATGCAGGTATCAAAAGGATGACAAGAAGTGcaaacagaaatttttcagaATTCACTGAGGGCTGTCAGCCTTGGCTAAGTTGTACCTCTTCTGTTTCTTCATCTGGTATCAGAACTGATGAGTCAGTCTTTCCCAATTCAAAGAACCAACCAGAACCTACAAAACTGAACAGGAATTCAGTTGTTGTTACCCAAAGCGGTACTAAGGCAGATTTTACACACCTGGAAAAGGCTGAAGGTGTGAAACAGCCAGATGAAGACACACTGTTGCCCTCAGTTTCTCAACAAGCAGATACAAGCTACATCAGCAAACAGAGTTTTTCCTCTAACGGCCCTGCTTCTCCCGTTTGGCAAAGAGATGTATCTCTCTTTAAAACAGTGACATCAACGAGACAAGCCCAAGCCACTGCCAGAGTAGATACTGCAAAAATGTATACATCAAATGGTGATACAAGAAATgtagaaatgaaggaaaatgatTGCCCACCCAATAGTGTGTTCAGTCAGCCTCCCTGCATTTTGCCAGCTGATGGGAGCAGGAAGGAACCTTTTCTTCCAAGTCAGAAAGAATGGAAACATAATCTGCATTATGCAGCACAGGATAATTGGAGTGCAGAAGCCCTTAACAAAGCTACTCCAAAAAGACAGTCCTCACTACTAAACGTTACTTCTGCTGTATCCACTGAAAAATTAGCAAACTGTCAAGGCATGTTCTGTCCTCCTGAGCTCTCATCTAGTTTctcacaaaactctccacaagCACTTTCTCATAAAGACAATGCTAAATGCTTAGGAATGCTAACTAGCTCTTCGGTAAATTGCACTGTTACTGAATCTCAAGCAGAAGTGGGGGAAACAGCTGAAGTGAATAGAACAAGTGTTAGCAAAGAGATTTCACAGGAGACACTGCAAAATGCAAGCACTTTAGTTACTAAGGACTGTAATGGACAATTCACTACTAGTTCTCCACAAAATGTAaattctggaaatatttatatGCGTGGCTTTGATGGAGACCCCAATACCTCTGAAAATAGTTTAAGTTATTTTTGCCttgaaaaagaaactgaaaaaatgaGGAGTACTTCACCTTGTATCAGAAGGTTTCACAGGCAAGACAGCTCACCAAGACACACCAGTAGCTGTAGCATTATTGGCTCCCCTGGCAGAAACAGCTCCAAATCTTCTGACCCCCTTGTTATTTATTACACTTTGCCTAGAAAATCAGCTAGCATTGCTGGTAGTATTATGTCAGAGACGCCCATCTCTTTACCTAGAGAAAACAGAACAACATACAATTGTTTAAGGTCAGAAACTCTGCATGGAGCTGACACCTCTTATTCTAATCAAAGAGATGTGTCTTGTTTAGACccaaaatgttcctttttaaCATCAGCATCATTAAATGCTGCCACAAGTAACAAAGATTACCACAGTCCATTAACCAAAAATAGTAATGATTCAGTAAATAGCAGTACATCAGTTGATGTGACAAACAGATGTAAACATCTAAGTAGAAGAGAATCCTCGGTGTTTTCAGATTATAAGGAAGGGGGAAATTTTTTGCAGAAATATAAAACCACAAGCACATTTACCGTTTGTGTTGATGAAGATCATGTCAAGTATCATGAATTAGTTTCAATTTATTACACACTACCACGGAGGCattcaaaaacattttgtaGCCTCTTTAGAGATAATTCAGAGGATGCAGATTTAACTTGTCCCAAAGAAACTGCTCAGTCACCAAGaacacaaaacaagaaaaatgaaggTCATGTGAGTTtagcaaatgtttttttccctactaCTTCAGAAAAAGAGGTGCCTTCATATTCTTCTGACCAAGTATCTTCAGTTCTGGTCACACCTCAAAATTCAAGAACTGCTGTTGACAGTGAAGAGAATTCTCACTTATCCCCTAGCTCTGAGAAGTCAGTGAGTGTGGTACTTAACAAGAAAGATAATTCAGTATATCTTCCATTAGCAGAAAATGCACTTTCTGATGTGGTGacaaaagaaatttcttttggTGGCCCACAATCCACTGCGATAGTGACTAAGTCAGATAAGGCCATTTCTAATGCTTCAAGCAGCCAAAAGgcaaaaatatatgtaaaagaaaagaaggaaattttaCAAAGAGCCACACCACTGATGTCTACTTTATCAACCCCTCCCAAGCCAGGCAGACATTTAGAGAAGCCCTTATATTCTAattcaacaaataaaaatatcataCAGAAGGGAAGTTCAGAAAGCTGCTCTCAGCCCCCAAAATTGAACAAGAAAAATCTGAACAGTTTATTGCTCGGCTCCAGAGAGAAGAGTTCCCTTGGAAGGAGTGGTAACAGAGAGCATGCTGATGTCCCACTTACTCCCATGGAAGATACGTACAGGGATAGTGCCCAAGTTAAACAGAGAGTAGATGTCCTACACCGAACCACCCCTCTGTGTAATAATAAATTTAGTGGACTGCAATTAAGGACTGACAgttcaagaaaaaaagagaatggtTTAAATTTTTGTAGCAAAGTGCTTCCAGAGTCTTCAAGCAAAGCATCTGAGATAAGCACAGCTTCCAGTGCTGATCCATTTCTTCAGCTAGACAAAGTGGCTAGCACAGATACAGATGAAGTAAAgaattcaaaaattaaaaaagagcaAAACTCACAGAGTTCTTATATGGGTAAAGTTTACAGTGGTTTTCAGGAACCAGAGAGGCATAATGAGGGCAACCTGAACATTAAAGATAAAGTCCCCAGGGTTACACAAGATCAGAACATAACACAGACTGCAGAAGAGGAGAACAAGCTTCTCTCTGACTGCACAAGAGACAAAGTCAAAGATCtagagaaaaggaagaacagaccttcaattaaaaataaattggcaGCTGTTTACAAAACAAGTCGTAAATTTTCAAGTAAAAATTTACCCCCCAAACCACACATAAGTAACATTTTTTCACAGAATGATGGAAGTGCTACTTTAGAGGTCAACATGTCCCTTGACTCATTGATTTCAATGGATTCTCACCAGCCATTCCTGGAGTTGGACAATGAAAATCAGAATCACAGTCTGAACTCTGACAAGAATAATCCAAGACCAATAACAGCTGATAACAAGAAGACTGAAAATCAGAATGATCCTTCTTTGCTTGTTAACAGCAAAAGGAGGACTTTTACAAGTTCATATACCCAGAAGGAGGCCATCAGTCCTCAAAAAACTGCAGTGAAAGTGGGAAATAGGCCAAAACTCACAACGTTGTTTCCAGATAAACCAGTAACTACAAGAAATAAGAATTCCCAAACACCTGATCTCAGGTTAGAAAGCAAAAGGCAGCCCGTTGCTCCCAGTGCTACTACCTCATACCCACTGGatgaagagaaaggaagagcTAGCAGTCATACCTGTGCTCCTCCCTCGCCACTTTTAACTGACAAAAACTCCAACACCCATGTAAATAGCTGCTTGCAGGCAGACACATGTCCAGAGCAAAATTTGACTTCCCAGACACTGCTTGGTCAGCGTCAAAATACCTCTCAGCCTGCCAGCTTAGAAAACGCTAACCTCAATAGCTATCAGCTGTGCAAGAGCCGTGTGAAAAGTCAGCGTGAGCGTCACCTCTCTGAGGGCATTTGTGCTCGAGATTCCCTTGAGACCTCTGCCTCGGGAAGCAATATTCTACCCAAAGATGGCATACATGGGAAGAGATTTAAATCTTATTCAGAGCTGTTGTCTTGTGATGAGAATGAAAACTGGGCATCAGACGATGAAAAATGCTACAGCACTAGAAATTTAATGTATCCATCTGTGGAATTTGGTATATTTGGCAAGGAGCAACAACTGGCTTTCCTGGAAAATATTAAGAGGTCACTCACAGAAGGGCGATTATGGAGACCATGTTTACTTAACAACCCTGGTGCTTTCAGAGATACAGAGAGCTCTTCTATAAACAGGCCTGAGCTTCTGAGCTCGAGTTCTGCTGGGAGCAAAATGTCATCAGCTGCTTCATCCCCCCGAGAGCTGACTGATACCTATGTGGAAGACTTGGCTGCTTACTCGGACTCAGACAGTGATACCACCACTGATGATGAATATTACCTAGATGAGATAGATAAAGAATCAGAGCTATGA